From the Chloroflexota bacterium genome, one window contains:
- a CDS encoding universal stress protein has translation MYRKILVPLDGSKIAEGVLPHAKALAYSEGAELILLNVASNPGMDYLFADPGLAASVVEEQQQRSKKYMSEIQEQLRSEGFHVSVLLRDGPVAEVILISAEEAQADVIAMSTHGRTGPARWLLGSVADRVVRNSKIPVLLIRAKG, from the coding sequence ATGTACCGCAAAATCTTGGTGCCATTGGATGGATCGAAAATTGCTGAAGGGGTTTTGCCTCACGCCAAGGCATTAGCGTACTCGGAAGGCGCGGAACTTATTTTGCTGAACGTGGCATCCAACCCAGGAATGGATTATCTTTTTGCGGATCCTGGACTAGCGGCGAGTGTCGTGGAAGAACAACAACAGCGCAGCAAAAAGTACATGTCCGAGATTCAAGAGCAACTCAGGTCGGAAGGATTCCACGTTTCGGTTCTTTTACGCGACGGTCCGGTCGCGGAGGTCATTCTGATATCCGCGGAAGAAGCGCAAGCTGATGTGATTGCGATGTCCACGCATGGACGCACCGGACCCGCGCGTTGGTTGCTCGGCAGTGTGGCTGATCGCGTCGTGCGAAATTCCAAGATTCCGGTTTTGTTGATTCGCGCCAAGGGGTAG
- a CDS encoding MFS transporter: MAQATQSTTSKWNITRVIFASSAGTLVEWYDFYIFGSLSAVIASKFYQTGTPIGDMIAWLAAFAVGFIVRPFGAIVFGRVGDLIGRKYTFLVTMSLMGLCTFAVGLLPTRDVIGDLAGIILIILRILQGLALGGEYGGAATYIAEHTPHGKRGLYTSWIQTTATIGLFASLFVILGTRSFGGEDWFAGKGAFATAYFQGWRVPFLLSIVLVMLSLWIRISLRESPLFQRLKDTKKTSKNPIVESFGNPYNLRWVLLALFGATMGQGVVWYTGQFYALFYLQTIFKVTLVDSNMIIGVALLAATPLFILFGWLSDKIGRKPIMMAGMALAVLTWYPIYGAMAAFAPADPKQYFLFAYQGYNPPMLAFLVFLQVVYVTMAYAPIAAFLVELFPTKIRYTSMSLPYHIGNGVFGGMVPIIGLSMLQSTGNNFAGLWYPMAIAGICFVVGMLFVKETNQVDIEDAASSTAMQHETASRAATSGK; this comes from the coding sequence ATGGCACAGGCAACTCAATCCACGACGTCCAAGTGGAACATCACGCGAGTTATTTTCGCTTCGTCGGCTGGTACGTTGGTCGAATGGTACGACTTTTACATCTTTGGCAGTTTGTCTGCCGTCATCGCGTCCAAGTTTTATCAAACCGGTACGCCCATCGGCGATATGATCGCTTGGTTGGCGGCGTTTGCGGTTGGCTTTATCGTGCGTCCCTTTGGCGCGATCGTGTTCGGTCGCGTGGGCGACCTCATCGGTCGCAAGTACACCTTTTTGGTCACCATGTCCTTGATGGGTCTCTGCACGTTTGCGGTCGGCTTACTTCCCACGCGCGATGTGATTGGTGATCTGGCAGGCATCATCTTGATCATCTTGCGTATCCTGCAAGGTTTGGCGTTGGGCGGTGAGTACGGCGGCGCGGCAACTTACATCGCCGAGCACACCCCGCACGGCAAGCGCGGTTTGTACACCTCGTGGATTCAAACGACGGCAACCATTGGTTTGTTCGCTTCCCTCTTTGTCATCCTGGGCACGCGCTCGTTTGGTGGTGAAGACTGGTTCGCCGGCAAAGGCGCATTTGCCACAGCGTACTTCCAGGGTTGGCGCGTCCCGTTCCTTCTCTCGATCGTCCTCGTCATGCTCTCGTTGTGGATCCGCATTTCGTTGCGCGAATCTCCGTTGTTCCAACGCTTGAAAGATACCAAAAAGACCTCCAAGAATCCCATCGTCGAATCCTTTGGCAATCCCTACAACTTGCGGTGGGTGCTCTTGGCGCTCTTCGGCGCGACGATGGGTCAGGGCGTCGTGTGGTACACCGGTCAATTCTACGCGCTGTTCTATTTGCAGACCATCTTCAAGGTCACGCTCGTTGATTCGAACATGATCATCGGCGTGGCGTTGTTGGCGGCGACTCCGCTGTTCATTCTCTTCGGTTGGCTGTCCGACAAAATTGGTCGCAAGCCGATTATGATGGCAGGCATGGCGCTCGCCGTTCTCACCTGGTACCCGATCTATGGTGCGATGGCAGCTTTTGCGCCGGCTGATCCGAAACAGTACTTTTTGTTCGCCTACCAGGGTTACAACCCGCCGATGTTGGCGTTCCTTGTGTTTCTTCAGGTCGTCTATGTCACCATGGCGTATGCGCCCATCGCGGCGTTCCTCGTTGAATTGTTCCCAACCAAGATTCGCTACACCTCCATGTCACTCCCGTACCACATCGGTAACGGCGTGTTCGGTGGCATGGTGCCCATCATCGGATTGAGTATGCTGCAAAGCACCGGCAACAACTTTGCTGGTTTGTGGTATCCGATGGCGATTGCGGGCATCTGCTTTGTCGTTGGGATGCTGTTCGTCAAAGAGACGAATCAGGTAGACATCGAAGACGCCGCGTCCTCTACTGCGATGCAACATGAAACGGCGAGCAGGGCGGCGACTTCAGGAAAATAA
- a CDS encoding response regulator transcription factor has translation MAMRSFQVYRHFFRTWANRTRPAKKEIAYQLTISDKTVKNILTRVFVKTGTRSRTELAV, from the coding sequence ATGGCAATGCGTTCATTCCAGGTTTACCGTCACTTCTTCAGAACTTGGGCGAACCGTACCCGACCCGCTAAAAAGGAAATTGCCTACCAACTTACCATCAGTGACAAGACCGTCAAGAACATCTTGACCAGGGTCTTTGTCAAAACCGGCACGCGCTCGCGTACGGAACTCGCGGTGTAG